Proteins co-encoded in one Oncorhynchus kisutch isolate 150728-3 linkage group LG1, Okis_V2, whole genome shotgun sequence genomic window:
- the LOC109896647 gene encoding guanylin: protein MKTILSIALMVLALCLVSEAQVVKVQEGDFYFSLESVKKLQELTAEGSNVNRMQNPRLTSTSFDSVCANPSLPQEFMPLCMKRGASMSLSRLAAVPMDICEICAFAACTGC, encoded by the exons ATGAAGACCATTCTCTCCATTGCTCTCATGGTCCTGGctctctgtctggtgtctgaAGCCCAAGTTGTCAAAGTACAG GAGGGAGACTTTTATTTCTCACTGGAATCAGTGAAGAAGCTCCAAGAACTGACAGCAGAGGGCagcaatgtaaacaggatgcagaATCCTCGTCTCACCAGCACCAGCTTTGATTCTGTCTGTGCTAACCCTTCCCTGCCACAGGAGTTCATGCCCCTTTGCATGAAGAGAGGGGCAAGTATGTCCCTCTCAAGACTAG CTGCTGTGCCAATGGACATCTGTGAGATCTGTGCCTTTGCTGCCTGCACAGGCTGTTAG